The Beijerinckiaceae bacterium genome has a window encoding:
- a CDS encoding ergothioneine biosynthesis protein EgtB translates to MAQPMVSSSPAMRGESVSLGDRLFETRQLTLDLVQGLSAEDMTVQAMDDASPTKWHLAHTNWFFENFVLAIHREGYAFFDETFNYCFNSYYETLGARQPRGKRGLLTRPSCELVFAYREHVDRQLEELVGREIEPGSELARVIEVGINHEQQHQELLLTDILALFAANPLRPAYRASRPRVDQGEPEALRWIEYTGGLHEMGHAGNGFAWDNETPRHRELIHPFKIADRLITNAEWLNFIEDGGYRNFSLWLADGWTMVNREGWNAPLYWEEREGQWLAMSLEGLRPLDRAAPVAHVSYYEADAFARWAGRRLPTEFEWELAAKDVPASGNTLASKALRPLPAGSGSDGRPRQLFGDVWEWTGNAYLPYPGYRAALGALGEYNGKFMVSQQVLRGGSCATPEGHARATYRNFFYPHQRWQFMGLRLASEIA, encoded by the coding sequence ATGGCGCAACCCATGGTTTCTTCCTCACCGGCCATGCGAGGGGAGTCCGTATCCCTCGGCGATCGCCTTTTCGAAACCCGGCAGCTGACGCTGGACCTCGTGCAGGGGCTCAGTGCCGAAGACATGACCGTTCAAGCCATGGATGATGCCAGCCCGACGAAATGGCATCTCGCGCATACGAATTGGTTCTTCGAAAATTTCGTCCTGGCGATCCATCGCGAGGGCTATGCGTTCTTCGACGAGACCTTCAACTATTGCTTCAATTCCTATTATGAGACGCTTGGGGCACGCCAGCCGCGCGGCAAACGTGGACTTCTGACGCGGCCCTCGTGCGAGCTTGTGTTTGCTTACCGCGAACATGTCGATCGGCAGCTTGAAGAGCTTGTCGGGCGCGAGATCGAGCCGGGGTCGGAACTCGCGCGCGTCATCGAGGTCGGCATCAATCATGAGCAGCAGCATCAGGAACTGCTGCTCACCGATATTTTGGCTCTTTTTGCCGCAAATCCATTGCGTCCGGCGTATCGGGCGTCCCGCCCGCGCGTGGATCAGGGTGAGCCGGAAGCGCTTCGTTGGATCGAATATACGGGCGGACTCCATGAAATGGGGCACGCCGGGAATGGCTTTGCGTGGGACAATGAGACACCGCGACATCGCGAATTGATCCATCCGTTCAAGATCGCCGATCGGCTGATCACCAATGCGGAATGGCTTAATTTCATCGAAGACGGAGGCTATCGGAATTTCAGCCTTTGGCTTGCCGATGGCTGGACAATGGTCAATCGGGAAGGCTGGAACGCGCCGCTCTATTGGGAAGAGCGGGAGGGGCAATGGCTCGCAATGTCGCTCGAAGGCCTGCGGCCGCTCGATCGTGCCGCTCCCGTTGCGCATGTGAGCTATTATGAAGCCGATGCCTTCGCGCGCTGGGCTGGCCGGCGGCTTCCAACCGAATTCGAATGGGAGCTTGCGGCCAAGGATGTTCCGGCAAGCGGTAACACGCTGGCCTCCAAGGCTCTGCGGCCCCTGCCGGCAGGATCGGGATCAGACGGTCGGCCGCGTCAATTGTTCGGCGACGTCTGGGAATGGACGGGGAACGCCTATCTGCCCTATCCAGGCTATCGCGCGGCCCTCGGGGCGCTGGGTGAATATAACGGCAAGTTCATGGTCAGCCAGCAGGTCTTGCGCGGCGGCTCCTGCGCGACGCCGGAAGGTCATGCGCGCGCGACCTATCGCAATTTCTTTTATCCTCATCAGCGCTGGCAGTTCATGGGCCTGCGCCTTGCCTCGGAGATCGCTTGA
- the egtD gene encoding L-histidine N(alpha)-methyltransferase, translated as MSTINKVLRATDAVPGPDDEFAAGVIEGLSRPHKSLPCRFFYDARGSELFEQITGLPEYYPTRTEVAILESQMSNIVADICDGAVLVEFGSGSSRKTEILLSSLPQLRAYVPIDVSASALSDAKQRLLERFPSLDIRLVIGDFSNPVAFPSDLTDAPKTGFFPGSTIGNLNALAAGRLLSTMRDVLSPGGRLIVGVDLKKDARKLVCAYNDAAGVTAAFNLNLLTRINRELEGSFDLDGFRHKAIYDPREGRVEMHLVSVRDQMVSVLGQWFKFFAGETIHTENSYKYSVHQFQELARSAGWNPAQVWIDDDNLFSVHELISGSRP; from the coding sequence ATGTCGACGATCAATAAGGTTCTCCGCGCCACGGACGCTGTTCCCGGGCCCGATGACGAGTTCGCGGCGGGCGTGATCGAGGGTCTTTCGCGCCCGCACAAGAGCCTGCCGTGCCGGTTTTTTTACGATGCGCGGGGCAGCGAATTGTTTGAGCAGATTACCGGTCTGCCCGAATATTATCCGACCCGCACCGAGGTTGCCATTCTCGAGTCCCAAATGTCCAACATCGTCGCGGACATTTGCGACGGCGCGGTGCTCGTCGAGTTTGGCTCCGGTTCGAGCCGCAAGACGGAAATCCTGCTCTCCAGCCTGCCGCAATTGCGTGCCTATGTGCCAATCGATGTATCGGCCAGCGCTCTCAGCGATGCGAAACAGCGTCTGTTGGAGCGCTTCCCATCGCTCGACATACGCCTCGTCATCGGCGATTTTTCAAACCCGGTCGCTTTTCCGAGCGACCTCACTGATGCTCCCAAGACGGGTTTTTTTCCCGGATCCACCATCGGCAATCTGAATGCGCTCGCAGCGGGCCGGCTCCTTTCCACCATGCGCGATGTGTTATCGCCCGGTGGCCGCCTCATCGTTGGGGTCGACCTGAAGAAGGACGCCCGCAAGCTTGTCTGCGCCTATAATGACGCGGCCGGCGTCACCGCCGCGTTCAATCTCAATTTGTTGACGCGGATCAACCGCGAGCTCGAAGGTTCATTTGATCTCGACGGCTTTCGGCACAAGGCCATCTACGACCCGCGCGAGGGGCGGGTCGAGATGCATCTTGTCAGCGTGAGGGATCAAATGGTGAGCGTTCTCGGCCAATGGTTCAAATTTTTTGCCGGCGAAACCATTCACACCGAAAATTCCTACAAATATTCCGTCCATCAATTTCAGGAGCTCGCCCGTTCGGCGGGTTGGAACCCCGCACAAGTTTGGATCGACGACGATAATCTTTTCAGCGTGCATGAATTGATTTCCGGTTCGCGGCCTTAA
- a CDS encoding NADPH-dependent FMN reductase — protein sequence MPLNFVILYGSVRPERQGIRVARFIDGQIRGRGHSTTLIDPMIYRLPLLERMYKEYKGAAPAPLEELAGLYRKADGFVIVSGEYNHGIPPALKNLLDHFLEEYFWRPSAIVCYSAGMFGGVRAAMQLRATLSELGMPSIPSLLPFGRVGTTFTEDGVLQDPSAFASATARFLSELEWYARAFQAERAKGTPY from the coding sequence ATGCCGCTGAATTTCGTCATTCTCTACGGCTCGGTCCGGCCCGAACGACAAGGGATCAGGGTTGCACGCTTTATCGATGGCCAGATCCGCGGCCGCGGACATTCGACCACCTTGATCGATCCCATGATCTACCGCCTGCCGCTGCTGGAACGCATGTACAAGGAATACAAGGGCGCCGCGCCGGCCCCGCTCGAAGAACTTGCGGGCCTCTACCGGAAGGCAGACGGTTTCGTGATCGTGAGCGGCGAGTATAACCACGGCATTCCACCGGCGCTGAAGAACCTGCTCGACCATTTTCTCGAAGAATATTTTTGGCGGCCATCCGCGATTGTCTGCTATTCCGCCGGCATGTTTGGCGGGGTCCGCGCGGCGATGCAGCTGCGGGCCACGCTGAGCGAACTTGGCATGCCGAGCATTCCTTCGCTCTTGCCGTTTGGCCGCGTCGGAACCACCTTCACCGAAGACGGCGTATTGCAAGATCCTTCGGCGTTTGCATCCGCAACGGCTCGCTTTCTAAGCGAGCTGGAGTGGTATGCGCGCGCGTTTCAGGCCGAACGCGCGAAGGGCACGCCCTATTAG
- a CDS encoding exopolysaccharide biosynthesis protein: protein MLQINKRSPHSDDGSGQPDKPFLHSLNNSLKILKRQRPLVSLIFLCCLALGFLYYFITPASFTADGTIVIDKRKVQLFQQESVLSNVDVDTATVQTEVEVLKSDSISLAVIRKLHLTEDPEFVGPSKGLIGATVSFATKLFSKQESETEFERESAALLKFNRQRTVSRLGLTYVMNIGFTSQDAAKAALIVNTLADAYIDDQLNSKYQAARRASRWLQERISELRTQATAAERAVVDFKSKNNIVDAGGGRLMSEQQLAEVNSQLILARAATAEAKARLDRITTVMDQDVGDASMADALKSEVIIKLRGQYLEIAQREAIWAKRYGENHLAAINLRTQMQELRRSIKDEMRKIAESYKSDYEIARTREKSFENSLANVVSISQTTGQAQIQLRELESNAETSRTLYDSFLQRYMEAVQQQTVPISEARLISPAMRPLKKSAPRLTIVLLVTIVSGALLSFGVAYLREASDGTLRTTDQVEEVLQVDCLAMVPVLRPPTPRTTNRSDEAQRGRPNPRLQTANPDWLRYVVDAPFSRYAEAIRSVKIAADLSGVLKSTKIIGMTSTLPNEGKSTIACNLAHLVADAGGSVILVDADLRNPTLSQKFAPDALGSIGVVMGNIPLEDAITMIPFTNLHFLPAGPTSRLPHTNEILASAAMKKVFDLLRLRYDYIIVDLSPVAPIVDVRATGHFIDTYVYVIEWGKTKVEIIERGLAEAGNISDRLLGVVLNKVDTSAQSRYERYHGNTYHQKYYAKYGYVD from the coding sequence ATGCTGCAGATTAACAAGCGCTCCCCTCATTCAGACGACGGTTCAGGGCAGCCAGATAAGCCTTTCCTCCATTCCTTAAATAATTCACTCAAAATTCTTAAGCGGCAACGCCCTCTCGTGAGTTTGATTTTTCTCTGCTGCCTCGCGCTGGGGTTCCTTTACTATTTCATCACCCCGGCGAGCTTTACGGCTGACGGAACAATCGTCATCGACAAGCGTAAGGTTCAACTGTTCCAGCAAGAATCGGTTCTGAGCAACGTCGATGTCGACACCGCGACCGTCCAAACGGAAGTCGAAGTTCTCAAATCAGACAGCATAAGCCTCGCGGTCATCCGAAAACTGCATCTGACCGAAGACCCTGAATTCGTCGGCCCCTCGAAGGGGCTGATTGGCGCGACGGTGTCATTCGCAACGAAGCTGTTCAGTAAGCAGGAATCGGAGACTGAGTTTGAGCGCGAAAGCGCGGCTTTGCTCAAGTTCAACAGGCAGCGCACGGTCAGCCGGCTTGGTCTGACCTATGTCATGAATATTGGGTTCACCTCGCAGGATGCAGCCAAGGCCGCGCTGATCGTCAACACTTTGGCCGACGCCTATATCGACGATCAATTGAACTCCAAATATCAGGCCGCGCGCCGGGCGAGCCGGTGGCTGCAGGAACGCATCTCCGAGCTGCGCACCCAGGCGACCGCGGCCGAGCGCGCCGTCGTCGATTTCAAAAGCAAGAACAATATCGTCGATGCCGGCGGCGGAAGGTTGATGAGCGAACAGCAGCTGGCCGAGGTCAACAGCCAGCTCATCCTGGCCCGCGCGGCGACCGCGGAAGCCAAGGCCCGTCTCGATCGCATCACGACCGTCATGGACCAGGACGTCGGCGATGCATCGATGGCAGACGCTTTAAAAAGCGAAGTGATCATCAAATTGAGGGGCCAGTATCTCGAAATTGCCCAACGTGAAGCAATCTGGGCGAAGCGCTATGGCGAGAACCATCTGGCGGCCATCAATCTCCGCACGCAAATGCAGGAACTGCGGCGAAGCATCAAGGATGAAATGCGGAAGATCGCCGAAAGCTACAAGAGCGATTATGAAATCGCCCGCACAAGGGAGAAGAGTTTCGAAAACAGTCTCGCCAATGTCGTAAGCATTTCACAGACGACCGGTCAGGCTCAAATTCAGCTTCGCGAACTGGAAAGCAACGCCGAAACCTCCCGCACCCTTTATGACAGCTTTCTCCAGCGGTACATGGAGGCGGTCCAGCAGCAAACCGTACCGATCAGCGAAGCCCGCCTGATCAGTCCCGCGATGCGGCCTTTGAAGAAGAGCGCGCCCAGACTGACGATTGTCCTGCTCGTCACCATCGTCAGCGGCGCGCTGCTGAGCTTTGGTGTCGCTTACCTTCGCGAGGCTTCGGATGGCACCTTGCGCACGACCGACCAAGTGGAGGAGGTGCTGCAAGTCGACTGTTTAGCCATGGTCCCCGTATTAAGACCCCCCACCCCACGAACCACCAACAGAAGCGATGAGGCGCAACGCGGCAGACCCAATCCGAGACTGCAGACGGCGAACCCGGATTGGCTTCGATATGTGGTCGATGCCCCGTTTTCCCGTTATGCCGAAGCCATCCGGTCGGTGAAGATCGCCGCCGATCTCAGCGGGGTTTTGAAGTCGACAAAGATCATCGGCATGACATCGACACTGCCAAATGAAGGCAAGTCCACGATCGCCTGCAATCTCGCCCATCTTGTTGCCGATGCGGGGGGAAGCGTGATTTTGGTCGATGCCGATCTGCGCAACCCGACCTTGAGCCAAAAATTTGCTCCAGACGCCCTGGGATCGATCGGTGTCGTCATGGGCAATATTCCGCTCGAAGACGCAATCACCATGATCCCCTTCACGAATTTGCATTTTCTGCCGGCCGGACCGACTTCACGCCTTCCGCATACCAATGAAATTCTCGCCTCGGCTGCCATGAAGAAGGTCTTCGACCTTTTGCGATTGAGGTATGACTACATCATTGTCGATCTTTCGCCTGTTGCTCCGATCGTGGATGTGCGCGCGACCGGCCATTTCATCGACACCTATGTCTATGTCATTGAATGGGGAAAGACGAAGGTCGAAATTATCGAACGCGGCCTGGCGGAGGCTGGAAATATTTCGGACCGCCTCCTGGGTGTGGTGCTCAACAAGGTGGATACTTCCGCCCAGAGCCGTTACGAGCGCTATCACGGCAATACGTACCACCAGAAATATTACGCCAAATACGGCTACGTCGACTGA
- a CDS encoding RNA methyltransferase has translation MTGAGTDRTKPSHEGGPAIILVRPQLAVNIGMCARAMANFGLVDLRLVAPKGGWPRTGVLRKGAHAAAAGAVHLLEAASLFETLDEAVADLNFVWATTARERGQHKRILTPAEAMPESAGKIALGEKHGVLFGPERTGLTNDDVALANAIITFPVNPAYASLNLAQAVLLVGYEWMRAATDAAAPFAVSQGSPAAPLLMVLSFFDYLESELERAGFFRPIGKQPVMRRNLRNIFHRMQLNEQDVRTLRGMVVRLVEGRRDGSASETEPEQVTGDKG, from the coding sequence ATGACCGGCGCCGGGACCGACCGAACCAAGCCCAGTCATGAAGGGGGCCCGGCGATCATTCTGGTGCGTCCGCAACTTGCGGTAAATATCGGAATGTGCGCGCGGGCGATGGCCAATTTCGGCCTAGTCGACCTGCGTCTCGTAGCGCCCAAGGGGGGCTGGCCGCGGACCGGCGTTTTGCGAAAAGGGGCACATGCCGCGGCTGCGGGCGCCGTGCATTTGCTCGAAGCCGCTTCCCTGTTCGAAACCCTTGACGAAGCCGTTGCCGATCTCAATTTCGTTTGGGCAACCACGGCGCGCGAGCGAGGCCAACACAAGCGAATTCTCACGCCCGCGGAAGCCATGCCGGAATCCGCCGGGAAAATCGCGTTGGGCGAAAAACACGGCGTATTGTTTGGCCCCGAACGCACCGGGCTCACAAATGACGACGTCGCATTGGCCAATGCGATCATAACGTTTCCAGTGAACCCGGCTTACGCGTCGCTCAATCTGGCGCAGGCTGTGCTCCTCGTCGGCTATGAGTGGATGCGTGCGGCAACAGACGCTGCGGCTCCCTTCGCCGTTTCTCAAGGCTCGCCGGCCGCGCCCTTATTAATGGTGTTATCTTTTTTCGATTATCTGGAATCGGAGCTTGAACGCGCGGGGTTCTTCCGGCCCATCGGTAAGCAACCGGTGATGCGGCGGAATCTGCGCAACATCTTTCACCGGATGCAACTAAATGAACAGGACGTCCGGACGCTTCGTGGAATGGTTGTGCGCCTGGTCGAAGGTCGGCGCGATGGATCGGCGTCGGAGACCGAGCCCGAACAAGTGACCGGCGACAAAGGCTGA
- a CDS encoding MFS transporter, with the protein MKGEILETRVPARLDRLPWGRFHTLVVVALGITWVLDGLEVTLAGSVAGALEASPVLHFTATDIGLASSFYLAGAVIGALVFGWMTDRLGRRLLFFITLGLYLVSSTATAFAWNLESFCLFRMLTGAGIGGEYSAVNSTIQEMIPARYRGWTDLAINGSFWIGGALGAAASIYVLDPTRFDPDIGWRLAFFIGAALGLVILFLRTWIPESPRWLVIHGRELEAEKVVDDIEAGFRLHGTNLPDQSILAPMRLRPRTHTPLREVFQTLFVTLRIRTFLALTLMMAQAFFYNAIFFTYALILTNFYDVPSFNVGWYILPFALGNVLGPLVLGPLFDSIGRKRMIVFTYAISGLLLAASGWAFMHHLLDATQQTIAWSVIFFFASSAAGAAYLTASEIFPVEMRALAIAFFYAAGTAVGGVGAPLLFGRLIATGSRASVFNGYLLASALMGLAAVVELFWGIAAERKPLEAVARPLSSLKE; encoded by the coding sequence ATGAAGGGCGAGATTCTCGAAACCCGTGTTCCGGCGCGTCTCGACCGCCTCCCCTGGGGCAGATTTCATACGCTGGTGGTGGTCGCGCTCGGAATCACCTGGGTGCTCGACGGTCTTGAAGTCACGCTTGCAGGATCCGTCGCTGGCGCGCTCGAAGCCAGCCCAGTCCTCCATTTTACCGCGACCGACATTGGCCTGGCCTCGAGCTTTTACTTGGCGGGAGCGGTGATTGGCGCGCTTGTCTTTGGATGGATGACCGATCGGTTGGGCCGCAGGCTGCTGTTCTTCATCACATTGGGCCTCTACCTTGTCTCCTCGACCGCGACGGCATTTGCCTGGAATTTGGAAAGCTTTTGCCTTTTCCGAATGTTGACCGGCGCCGGAATCGGTGGCGAATACAGCGCGGTCAACTCGACCATTCAGGAAATGATCCCGGCGCGCTATCGCGGATGGACCGATCTTGCGATCAACGGTTCCTTCTGGATCGGCGGCGCGCTTGGGGCGGCGGCTTCGATTTACGTCCTCGATCCGACCCGGTTTGATCCCGACATCGGCTGGCGTCTTGCTTTTTTTATTGGGGCAGCCCTCGGCCTCGTCATCCTTTTTCTCCGAACCTGGATCCCTGAAAGTCCACGCTGGCTCGTCATTCACGGCAGGGAACTGGAAGCGGAAAAAGTGGTCGATGACATCGAGGCCGGATTTCGCCTGCATGGAACAAATTTGCCGGATCAATCGATCCTCGCTCCCATGCGCTTGCGTCCACGCACGCACACGCCGCTGCGGGAGGTCTTTCAAACGCTTTTCGTCACTTTGAGAATCCGAACCTTTCTCGCGCTGACCCTCATGATGGCCCAAGCCTTTTTTTATAATGCGATCTTTTTCACCTATGCGCTGATCCTCACGAATTTCTATGATGTCCCGTCCTTCAATGTGGGCTGGTACATTCTTCCTTTCGCGCTTGGCAATGTGCTTGGGCCATTGGTGCTTGGCCCGTTGTTCGACTCCATCGGCCGCAAGCGAATGATCGTCTTTACCTATGCAATTTCGGGTTTGCTGCTTGCTGCAAGCGGCTGGGCGTTTATGCATCATCTCCTCGATGCCACGCAGCAGACGATCGCCTGGTCGGTCATCTTCTTTTTTGCATCCTCGGCGGCCGGAGCCGCCTATTTGACGGCGTCTGAAATCTTCCCCGTCGAAATGCGCGCGCTCGCCATAGCCTTTTTTTACGCGGCGGGAACGGCGGTCGGCGGAGTGGGCGCGCCATTGCTGTTTGGGAGGCTGATTGCAACCGGCTCACGGGCCAGTGTTTTCAACGGCTATCTGCTGGCTTCAGCGCTCATGGGTCTGGCCGCCGTCGTCGAGTTGTTCTGGGGCATCGCGGCGGAGCGCAAGCCATTGGAAGCGGTCGCGCGGCCCTTGTCGTCGTTGAAGGAATGA
- a CDS encoding glutamate racemase, translating to MSRAPKILVFDSGLGGLTVYAEIARLRPDAHLIYAADDAAFPYGDLSADVLIARVMSVLERLIDRCGPDAVVIACNTASTLALPHLRARFSHMPFIGTVPAIKPAAGLSRSGLISVLATPGTVARDYTHDLVRTYAAHCVVNLVGSSVLASLAEAFMQGSHIADAAIAEEILPAFVSDEHRRTDCIVLACTHYPLLLEHFERLAPWKVEWIDPASAIARRTDHVLREVGFSLAPYPSSVPNYAIFTGEAGPGAQLLAALRLRGIANAVIAKMPHHKEHILGPQAL from the coding sequence ATGTCGCGCGCCCCAAAAATCCTGGTCTTCGATTCCGGCCTCGGCGGATTGACCGTTTACGCGGAGATCGCGCGTCTGCGGCCGGACGCCCATTTGATCTATGCCGCCGATGACGCAGCCTTTCCCTATGGGGATCTAAGTGCCGACGTTCTGATCGCGCGGGTCATGTCGGTGTTGGAGCGTTTGATTGACCGCTGCGGTCCGGATGCCGTCGTCATTGCCTGCAACACGGCCTCAACCTTGGCGTTGCCGCATTTGCGGGCCCGGTTTTCCCACATGCCGTTCATCGGCACCGTCCCGGCGATCAAGCCGGCGGCGGGTCTCTCGCGCTCGGGTTTGATTTCGGTGCTCGCGACTCCGGGAACCGTCGCACGCGACTATACCCATGATCTGGTGCGCACCTATGCGGCGCATTGCGTGGTCAATCTGGTGGGATCGAGCGTGCTCGCAAGCCTTGCCGAAGCGTTCATGCAAGGGAGCCATATTGCGGACGCCGCCATCGCCGAGGAAATTCTGCCTGCCTTCGTATCGGACGAACACCGCCGTACCGATTGTATCGTGCTGGCTTGCACGCACTATCCGTTGCTTCTGGAGCATTTCGAACGGTTGGCACCGTGGAAGGTCGAATGGATCGATCCTGCCTCGGCCATTGCGAGGCGCACCGATCATGTTTTGCGCGAAGTCGGATTCTCCCTCGCGCCATATCCGTCTTCGGTGCCTAATTATGCAATCTTTACCGGGGAAGCGGGGCCGGGGGCGCAGCTTTTGGCCGCCTTGCGCCTTCGCGGCATTGCGAATGCCGTGATAGCGAAAATGCCTCACCACAAAGAACATATTCTCGGACCGCAAGCGCTCTAG
- a CDS encoding exodeoxyribonuclease VII large subunit, translating to MSDQPQSNAPELTVTELSAALKRTVEDRFGFVRVRGEISNYRGPHSSGHAYFCLKDQSARIDAVIWKGVFSKLKTKPQEGLEVIAIGKVTTFPGKSTYQIIIESLEPAGIGALMALFEERRRKLAAEGLFDEARKRPLPFLPGCIAVVTSPTGSVIRDILHRIADRFPRHVLVWPVRVQGESSATEIAAAIDGLNALPEQGRLRRPDLIIVARGGGSLEDLWSFNEEIVVRAAARSHVPLIAAVGHETDWTLIDYAADLRAPTPTAAAEKAVPVRGELAAGLADLGRRHINASLRGLERRRNEFRALVRALPQSDTIVALPRQRLDNLESRLIGARSRAYDGWHLGLARLSHRLAQQSPQTRMAREAGHLKALGQRLLRYRTTGNERRAQALAYLAARLAAARVTRVRLEKERAEAALHALGNHLKRGFQSCISLRQTRVDTLGQLLGSLGYKQVLARGFALVRDENDKPLRSAAEITDGALLDIEFADGRRAARAGSDKQVPPIERAASKGKRKPNQGSLF from the coding sequence ATGTCCGATCAGCCCCAAAGCAACGCGCCCGAGCTCACCGTCACTGAATTATCAGCCGCCTTGAAGCGGACGGTCGAGGATCGTTTTGGCTTCGTGCGGGTGCGCGGCGAAATCTCAAACTATCGAGGCCCGCATTCGTCCGGCCACGCCTATTTCTGCCTCAAGGATCAGTCTGCCCGCATCGATGCGGTGATCTGGAAGGGGGTCTTTTCCAAATTGAAGACCAAGCCCCAGGAAGGGCTGGAAGTCATTGCGATTGGAAAAGTCACGACTTTTCCCGGGAAATCCACCTATCAGATTATTATTGAATCGTTGGAGCCCGCCGGGATCGGCGCTCTCATGGCGCTCTTCGAGGAGCGCCGCCGCAAACTCGCGGCGGAGGGGCTTTTCGATGAGGCCCGCAAACGGCCCTTGCCGTTCCTGCCGGGATGCATCGCGGTCGTGACCTCACCAACCGGATCGGTCATTCGCGACATTCTGCATAGGATCGCCGACCGGTTTCCCCGCCACGTCCTGGTCTGGCCGGTACGGGTCCAGGGGGAGTCTTCGGCAACCGAGATCGCAGCCGCCATCGACGGGCTCAACGCCCTGCCCGAACAGGGTCGCCTGCGCCGGCCGGATTTGATTATCGTGGCGCGGGGCGGCGGGTCCCTTGAGGATCTCTGGAGCTTTAACGAAGAAATCGTCGTGCGCGCGGCGGCCCGCAGCCATGTTCCGCTTATTGCGGCCGTCGGCCATGAAACGGATTGGACCTTGATCGACTACGCCGCCGATCTCCGCGCGCCGACCCCGACCGCTGCGGCTGAAAAGGCCGTGCCTGTGCGCGGTGAACTTGCCGCCGGCCTCGCCGACCTTGGCCGCCGCCACATCAACGCCTCGTTGCGGGGTCTCGAGCGCCGCCGCAATGAGTTCCGGGCCCTGGTCCGCGCCCTGCCGCAGAGCGACACGATTGTCGCCCTGCCCCGTCAACGGCTCGACAACCTCGAAAGCCGCCTGATCGGCGCGCGTTCAAGAGCCTATGACGGATGGCACCTCGGCTTGGCGCGCCTGTCGCATCGCCTCGCGCAACAGTCCCCGCAGACAAGAATGGCCCGCGAAGCGGGACACCTCAAGGCGCTCGGACAAAGGTTGCTGCGCTATCGGACCACCGGCAATGAGCGAAGAGCGCAAGCGCTTGCGTATCTCGCGGCAAGACTTGCGGCGGCGCGCGTCACGAGGGTCAGGCTTGAAAAGGAACGGGCGGAGGCCGCGCTCCATGCCTTGGGTAACCACCTAAAGCGCGGCTTTCAATCCTGCATTAGTCTCCGCCAGACGCGCGTCGACACCCTGGGACAATTGCTCGGCAGCCTTGGCTATAAGCAAGTCCTGGCGCGCGGCTTCGCGCTCGTCCGGGACGAGAACGACAAACCGCTGCGCAGCGCGGCCGAGATAACGGATGGCGCCTTGCTTGATATTGAATTTGCGGATGGCCGCCGTGCCGCGCGGGCCGGCTCCGACAAACAGGTCCCACCTATCGAACGCGCGGCCAGCAAGGGCAAGCGGAAGCCAAACCAGGGCTCCCTGTTTTGA